From a single Metopolophium dirhodum isolate CAU chromosome 6, ASM1992520v1, whole genome shotgun sequence genomic region:
- the LOC132946990 gene encoding zinc finger CCCH domain-containing protein 18 isoform X1, protein MESDNSTNSDDSQSNNSSRSASPDNVIGEQSVSGSPSASSHNSAPSHNSAPQSPDNNTSGSQSIDNGIQSPEQDNDDEDDDDPQSPDSSSSKSKSPVVEPCSPDHHQNDEPLSPSSESSSSSRVSSTAGSPDRNSLSRPSSKVSSRSNESDKETKEPHDNYLSDVSDEDSMDNINDDNASQKSAKEWKSDNDDSPSLSKEIVIPVNGHNDLDVKTEPNVVNDPEEPLDFEADDGEDGECDEPKQVKDETEVEEEIEPEELEEGEVSDEGEHRPEETEPRPICRFYSRGQCTWGASCRFLHPGVADKGNYSMFEMVRPIPPPGGLPSFYPNDSYRAHERTLIPGGPIPPIKKDDIPPVETAWERGLRQAKEILKKSNKKKETDIDFEEKKMNLTSNQEEVEKENDYYAQRPTSPTATPALSPPIERFKPDLEARHHRGPPPDAYVDEFMPPQVDFYHHRPEFWPPHHGRPLPPHFPPGHPIDFHAPPRRNPYYPYPPPEPYYHPGLKPHHRGLPPKYPPNREVIMQRSEKSYSPQPSGHRNRRDRSSSRPRRGDDWSDPWMRSKSPGGRSKLRGRKKSYSSHSSFSSSSNVNRSSSSSSNSTYTSRSRSRGRSNSITKNRKKAPPLSFKTSPGRKTNRKPERNPSPDAFDKKPMSRSMNPPVPTNRWSVSPTNTPASIQPVQRARQMPMPPRFAVNKPSGAKSPATTHTSSSSSSSESASGTGSSESSDSSGSETSSEGGSPKQKKLGLSPNKLLKKKMQKAQMKLNKKKMGAPTVPPVKKEKSVSQGKKRSLESDNDDTKSSSPPRKKGGAAPSRREELLKQLKAVEDAIARKKSKVAL, encoded by the exons ATGGAATCAGACAACTCTACAAATTCTGATGACTCTCAATCAAATAATTCAAGCAGATCTGCGTCACCAGACAATGTTATTGGAGAGCAATCGGTCAGTGGTTCGCCTTCAGCATCCAGTCATAACTCAGCCCCCAGTCATAATTCAGCCCCACAGAGCCCCGACAATAACACGTCTGGGTCTCAAAGCATTGATAATGGAATACAAAGTCCAGAACAGGACAACGATgatgaagatgatgatgatcCTCAGTCACCTGATAGTTCATCATCTAAATCAAAAAGTCCTGTTGTCGAACCTTGTAGCCCTGATCATCATCAAAATGATGAGCCACTAAGTCCAAGTTCAGAATCTAGTTCATCGAGTCGTGTATCTTCTACAGCTGGTTCTCCAGACAGAAATAGCCTTTCTCGACCGTCATCCAAAGTTTCGTCAAGAAGCAATGAATCGGATAAAGAAACCAAGGAGCCTCACGACAATTATTTATCCGATGTTTCTGATGAAGACTCAATGGACAATATAAATGATGATAATGCTTCCcaa aaaagtgCTAAAGAATGGAAAAGTGATAATGACGACTCTCCTTCTCTTTCGAAAGAAATTGTTATTCCAGTTAACGGTCATAATGATCTGGATGTTAAGACTGAGCCTAATGTAGTTAATGATCCTGAAGAACCTTTAGACTTTGAAGCTGATGATGGGGAAGATGGAGAATGCGATGAACCAAAACAAGTTAAAGACGAGACTGAGGTAGAAGAAGAAATAGAACCTGAGGAACTTGAAGAGGGTGAAGTTTCTGATGAAGGTGAACATCGGCCAGAGGAGACAGAACCCAGGCCGATATGTCGATTTTACTCGAGAGGACAATGTACGTGGGGTGCAAGCTGTCG ATTTTTGCATCCGGGCGTCGCGGACAAAGGCAATTATTCAATGTTTGAAATGGTACGCCCGATACCACCACCTGGTGGCCTACCGTCGTTTTATCCAAATGATTCTTATCGAGCACATGAAAGAACTttg ATTCCTGGAGGTCCGATTCCACCAATAAAAAAAGATGATATACCTCCTGTTGAAACTGCTTGGGAAAGAGGATTACGTCAAGCTAAAGAA atacttaaaaagtctaataaaaaaaaagaaactgatATTgactttgaagaaaaaaaaatgaacttaacATCAAATCAAGAAGAAGTAGAAAAAGAAAATGATTACTATGCACAGCGTCCAACTAGTCCAACTGCTACACCTGCCCTAAGCCCTCCTATTGAAAGATT taaaccTGATTTAGAAGCTCGGCATCATAGGGGCCCTCCTCCAGATGCCTATGTGGATGAATTTATGCCACCACAAGTAGATTTTTACCATCACCGACCAGAATTTTGGCCTCCTCATCATGGTCGTCCTTTACCACCACATTTTCCTCCTGGACATCCAATAGATTTTCATGCCCCCCCACGGAGAAATCCATATTATCCATATCCACCCCCTGAACCTTATTATCATCCAGGTTTGAAACCTCATCATCGAGGCTTGCCTCCTAAGTACCCTCCTAATAGAGAAGTAATTATGCAGCGCTCTGAAAAATCTTACAG CCCTCAACCTTCTGGTCATCGCAATAGACGAGATAGGTCATCAAGTCGACCACGTAGAGGAGATGATTGGTCTGATCCATGGATGAGATCTAAATCACCTGGAGGCCGATCTAAACTTAGAGGAAGAAAGAAGTCTTATTCTTCTCATTCTTCATTCTCGTCATCAAG TAATGTTAATAGGTCTAGCAGCAGTTCAAGCAACTCAACTTATACCTCACGTAGTCGTTCAAGAGGTAGATCTAattcaattacaaaaaataggAAGAAAGCACCACCGTTGTCATTTAAAACATCCCCTGGCCGTAAAACAAATAGAAAGCcag agAGAAATCCTTCTCCAGATGCATTTGACAAAAAACCAATGAGTCGATCAATGAATCCCCCAGTGCCAACTAATAGATGGTCTGTTTCCCCTACAAATACACCAGCTTCTATACAACCTGTACAAAG agcAAGACAAATGCCAATGCCACCTAGGTTTGCAGTAAATAAACCAAGCGGAGCTAAGTCTCCAGCTACTACTCATACCTCTTCATCTTCGTCAAGCAGTGAATCAGCCTCTGGAACAGGTTCTTCAGAATCTTCTGATTCAAGTGGTTCAGAAACTTCATCAGAAGGAGGAAGtccgaaacaaaaaaaattaggattATCTCCTaacaaattgcttaaaaaaaag ATGCAAAAAGCGCAAATGAAACTAAATAAGAAGAAAATGGGAGCTCCAACTGTTCCTCCAGTTAAAAAag aaaaatcagTTTCTCAAGGGAAAAAGAGATCATTGGAATCTGATAATGATGATACCAAAAGTTCTTCTCCCCCAAGA aagaaAGGAGGAGCAGCACCATCAAGACGAGAAGAGTTGTTAAAACAACTGAAGGCTGTAGAAGATGCCATCGCCCGGAAAAAGTCCAAAGTagcattgtaa
- the LOC132946990 gene encoding zinc finger CCCH domain-containing protein 18 isoform X2 encodes MESDNSTNSDDSQSNNSSRSASPDNVIGEQSVSGSPSASSHNSAPSHNSAPQSPDNNTSGSQSIDNGIQSPEQDNDDEDDDDPQSPDSSSSKSKSPVVEPCSPDHHQNDEPLSPSSESSSSSRVSSTAGSPDRNSLSRPSSKVSSRSNESDKETKEPHDNYLSDVSDEDSMDNINDDNASQKSAKEWKSDNDDSPSLSKEIVIPVNGHNDLDVKTEPNVVNDPEEPLDFEADDGEDGECDEPKQVKDETEVEEEIEPEELEEGEVSDEGEHRPEETEPRPICRFYSRGQCTWGASCRFLHPGVADKGNYSMFEMVRPIPPPGGLPSFYPNDSYRAHERTLIPGGPIPPIKKDDIPPVETAWERGLRQAKEILKKSNKKKETDIDFEEKKMNLTSNQEEVEKENDYYAQRPTSPTATPALSPPIERFKPDLEARHHRGPPPDAYVDEFMPPQVDFYHHRPEFWPPHHGRPLPPHFPPGHPIDFHAPPRRNPYYPYPPPEPYYHPGLKPHHRGLPPKYPPNREVIMQRSEKSYSPQPSGHRNRRDRSSSRPRRGDDWSDPWMRSKSPGGRSKLRGRKKSYSSHSSFSSSRSSSSSSNSTYTSRSRSRGRSNSITKNRKKAPPLSFKTSPGRKTNRKPERNPSPDAFDKKPMSRSMNPPVPTNRWSVSPTNTPASIQPVQRARQMPMPPRFAVNKPSGAKSPATTHTSSSSSSSESASGTGSSESSDSSGSETSSEGGSPKQKKLGLSPNKLLKKKMQKAQMKLNKKKMGAPTVPPVKKEKSVSQGKKRSLESDNDDTKSSSPPRKKGGAAPSRREELLKQLKAVEDAIARKKSKVAL; translated from the exons ATGGAATCAGACAACTCTACAAATTCTGATGACTCTCAATCAAATAATTCAAGCAGATCTGCGTCACCAGACAATGTTATTGGAGAGCAATCGGTCAGTGGTTCGCCTTCAGCATCCAGTCATAACTCAGCCCCCAGTCATAATTCAGCCCCACAGAGCCCCGACAATAACACGTCTGGGTCTCAAAGCATTGATAATGGAATACAAAGTCCAGAACAGGACAACGATgatgaagatgatgatgatcCTCAGTCACCTGATAGTTCATCATCTAAATCAAAAAGTCCTGTTGTCGAACCTTGTAGCCCTGATCATCATCAAAATGATGAGCCACTAAGTCCAAGTTCAGAATCTAGTTCATCGAGTCGTGTATCTTCTACAGCTGGTTCTCCAGACAGAAATAGCCTTTCTCGACCGTCATCCAAAGTTTCGTCAAGAAGCAATGAATCGGATAAAGAAACCAAGGAGCCTCACGACAATTATTTATCCGATGTTTCTGATGAAGACTCAATGGACAATATAAATGATGATAATGCTTCCcaa aaaagtgCTAAAGAATGGAAAAGTGATAATGACGACTCTCCTTCTCTTTCGAAAGAAATTGTTATTCCAGTTAACGGTCATAATGATCTGGATGTTAAGACTGAGCCTAATGTAGTTAATGATCCTGAAGAACCTTTAGACTTTGAAGCTGATGATGGGGAAGATGGAGAATGCGATGAACCAAAACAAGTTAAAGACGAGACTGAGGTAGAAGAAGAAATAGAACCTGAGGAACTTGAAGAGGGTGAAGTTTCTGATGAAGGTGAACATCGGCCAGAGGAGACAGAACCCAGGCCGATATGTCGATTTTACTCGAGAGGACAATGTACGTGGGGTGCAAGCTGTCG ATTTTTGCATCCGGGCGTCGCGGACAAAGGCAATTATTCAATGTTTGAAATGGTACGCCCGATACCACCACCTGGTGGCCTACCGTCGTTTTATCCAAATGATTCTTATCGAGCACATGAAAGAACTttg ATTCCTGGAGGTCCGATTCCACCAATAAAAAAAGATGATATACCTCCTGTTGAAACTGCTTGGGAAAGAGGATTACGTCAAGCTAAAGAA atacttaaaaagtctaataaaaaaaaagaaactgatATTgactttgaagaaaaaaaaatgaacttaacATCAAATCAAGAAGAAGTAGAAAAAGAAAATGATTACTATGCACAGCGTCCAACTAGTCCAACTGCTACACCTGCCCTAAGCCCTCCTATTGAAAGATT taaaccTGATTTAGAAGCTCGGCATCATAGGGGCCCTCCTCCAGATGCCTATGTGGATGAATTTATGCCACCACAAGTAGATTTTTACCATCACCGACCAGAATTTTGGCCTCCTCATCATGGTCGTCCTTTACCACCACATTTTCCTCCTGGACATCCAATAGATTTTCATGCCCCCCCACGGAGAAATCCATATTATCCATATCCACCCCCTGAACCTTATTATCATCCAGGTTTGAAACCTCATCATCGAGGCTTGCCTCCTAAGTACCCTCCTAATAGAGAAGTAATTATGCAGCGCTCTGAAAAATCTTACAG CCCTCAACCTTCTGGTCATCGCAATAGACGAGATAGGTCATCAAGTCGACCACGTAGAGGAGATGATTGGTCTGATCCATGGATGAGATCTAAATCACCTGGAGGCCGATCTAAACTTAGAGGAAGAAAGAAGTCTTATTCTTCTCATTCTTCATTCTCGTCATCAAG GTCTAGCAGCAGTTCAAGCAACTCAACTTATACCTCACGTAGTCGTTCAAGAGGTAGATCTAattcaattacaaaaaataggAAGAAAGCACCACCGTTGTCATTTAAAACATCCCCTGGCCGTAAAACAAATAGAAAGCcag agAGAAATCCTTCTCCAGATGCATTTGACAAAAAACCAATGAGTCGATCAATGAATCCCCCAGTGCCAACTAATAGATGGTCTGTTTCCCCTACAAATACACCAGCTTCTATACAACCTGTACAAAG agcAAGACAAATGCCAATGCCACCTAGGTTTGCAGTAAATAAACCAAGCGGAGCTAAGTCTCCAGCTACTACTCATACCTCTTCATCTTCGTCAAGCAGTGAATCAGCCTCTGGAACAGGTTCTTCAGAATCTTCTGATTCAAGTGGTTCAGAAACTTCATCAGAAGGAGGAAGtccgaaacaaaaaaaattaggattATCTCCTaacaaattgcttaaaaaaaag ATGCAAAAAGCGCAAATGAAACTAAATAAGAAGAAAATGGGAGCTCCAACTGTTCCTCCAGTTAAAAAag aaaaatcagTTTCTCAAGGGAAAAAGAGATCATTGGAATCTGATAATGATGATACCAAAAGTTCTTCTCCCCCAAGA aagaaAGGAGGAGCAGCACCATCAAGACGAGAAGAGTTGTTAAAACAACTGAAGGCTGTAGAAGATGCCATCGCCCGGAAAAAGTCCAAAGTagcattgtaa